In Nostoc sp. GT001, a genomic segment contains:
- a CDS encoding aspartoacylase yields MNQINRVAIVGGTHGNEFTGAYLIQKFAQFPDLITRPSFETVTLLANPNAFAAGRRYVEKDLNRCFLKQDLQNPTLKSYEELQAKLIQNTLASNGDKQADFILDLHSSTANMGLTIILVNSHPLNLKFAAYLSQLNPLVKVYRCSFKSIAENPFVNSLCELGFAFEVGPIAQGLLKATLFQQTEELVRALLDYLEQFNQGKIPSNNETLILYDHLSVVDYPKKSDGTIFGMIHPDFQDKDYQALNPGDPIFITFDDKTIVYEGASTVWPIFINEAAYYEKGIAMCLTQRQQINI; encoded by the coding sequence ATGAACCAGATTAATCGAGTTGCAATTGTCGGTGGAACTCATGGCAATGAGTTTACAGGAGCCTACCTAATCCAGAAATTTGCCCAGTTTCCCGATTTAATTACTAGACCGAGTTTTGAGACAGTCACTCTGTTAGCAAATCCCAATGCTTTTGCCGCCGGGAGACGATATGTAGAGAAAGATTTAAATCGCTGTTTTCTCAAGCAAGATTTACAAAATCCGACTCTGAAAAGTTACGAAGAATTGCAAGCTAAATTAATCCAGAATACCCTAGCATCAAATGGGGATAAACAAGCTGATTTCATCTTAGACTTGCACAGCAGTACGGCTAATATGGGCTTGACAATTATTTTAGTAAACAGTCATCCCTTAAACTTGAAATTTGCTGCTTATCTGAGCCAACTTAATCCTTTAGTTAAGGTTTATCGCTGTTCTTTTAAATCAATTGCAGAAAACCCATTTGTAAATTCTCTGTGCGAATTAGGCTTTGCGTTTGAGGTTGGCCCAATTGCCCAAGGACTTTTAAAAGCAACGCTGTTCCAACAAACAGAGGAACTTGTTCGCGCCCTTCTGGACTACCTAGAACAGTTTAACCAAGGTAAAATTCCATCAAATAATGAAACGTTGATTCTCTATGACCACTTATCAGTTGTGGACTACCCAAAAAAATCGGATGGTACAATCTTTGGGATGATTCATCCAGATTTTCAGGATAAGGATTATCAAGCCTTGAACCCAGGAGATCCAATCTTTATAACTTTTGACGATAAAACAATTGTTTATGAAGGTGCATCTACTGTTTGGCCAATTTTTATTAATGAGGCAGCTTACTACGAAAAGGGAATTGCTATGTGTTTAACCCAAAGGCAGCAAATCAACATCTAG
- a CDS encoding BsuBI/PstI family type II restriction endonuclease, whose protein sequence is MFQSSSREFTDNHHKPLEFKSLSKCSARNLLGEVDILRIAASLKQDQKQKGKLGQFLTPATVAELMVGMFGKLDLPQISLLDAGAGVGSLLAAFVAKLCHSQQRPVNLDIVAYEIDPFLIEYLHQTLKLCTRECQIAGISLNYEIRDTDFIEDAVRLLGPSLFDNPDNYRFTHAILNPPYLKINAHSKVRNLLRSIGLEASNLYTGFIAATVQLLESRGELVAISPRSFCNGPYFRDFRRMFLEMMALNQIHLFDSRQEAFSDDEVLQETIIIHAVKQKPKFDNVTISTSSNADDDFILSNSLAYTEIVLPNDSQQFIHIIPDTLSQHFIKKIANFTCTLKDLELTVSTGRVVDFRAKEYLCLMPDKNTVPLIYPLNFSGGYIEHPKVTKKHQALVYAEETVSLLVPNEHYVLTKRFSSKEEKKRVVAVVYDANKINCSWVGFENHLNYFHKNGRGLNLTLARGLAAYLNSSLVDAFFRLFNGHTQVNATDLRNLKYPTIAQLMTVGLSITEHFPSQKEIDQLLQEELLSMSNQSENNPLIIKTRIDEALQILIELGLPRAQLNERSALTLLALLNLKPTDSWETAASPLMGITPMMEFMALHYGKTYKPNTRETVRRQTVHQFLDAALIIVNPDAPERPVNSPKTVYQIEESTLELLRTYGTTEWKKSIHTYLASVETLKKRYAQERELSRIPIVIEGEVKTLSPGGQNILIEKIIKEFAERFTPGAKLIYVGDTDEKFAYFNEVALRNLGVTIDSHGKMPDVIIHYLKNDWLVLIEAVTSHGPINPKRKKELEVIFADLKIPLVMVTTFLSRKAMVEYLAEIAWETDVWVAEDSTHLIHFNGEYLLQAYKVDRDSETE, encoded by the coding sequence ATGTTTCAATCAAGCAGTAGAGAGTTTACAGACAATCATCACAAGCCGTTGGAATTTAAAAGCTTGTCGAAATGTTCTGCCAGAAACTTACTTGGTGAAGTAGATATTCTGAGGATTGCTGCAAGCTTGAAACAGGATCAAAAGCAAAAAGGAAAACTGGGTCAATTTTTGACTCCTGCTACAGTAGCAGAATTAATGGTTGGGATGTTTGGCAAACTCGATCTTCCTCAAATATCTTTACTTGATGCTGGAGCAGGAGTTGGCTCATTACTTGCAGCCTTTGTAGCTAAACTTTGTCACAGCCAACAACGTCCAGTCAATTTAGATATTGTTGCCTATGAAATCGATCCTTTTCTGATTGAGTATTTGCATCAGACATTGAAATTATGTACCAGAGAATGTCAAATAGCTGGGATTTCTTTAAACTATGAGATTCGGGATACAGATTTTATTGAGGATGCAGTCAGACTTCTTGGCCCTAGTTTGTTCGATAATCCTGACAATTACAGATTTACCCACGCTATTCTCAATCCCCCATATTTAAAAATTAACGCTCATTCCAAAGTTCGTAATTTATTACGTTCTATAGGATTAGAAGCCAGCAATCTATATACAGGTTTTATCGCTGCTACGGTTCAGCTTCTTGAATCAAGAGGAGAGCTTGTAGCTATTTCGCCGCGTAGTTTCTGTAATGGGCCATATTTTAGAGACTTCCGCAGAATGTTTTTGGAAATGATGGCTTTAAACCAGATACATCTTTTTGATTCCAGACAGGAAGCTTTTAGTGATGATGAAGTTTTGCAAGAAACAATTATTATTCATGCTGTTAAACAAAAACCAAAGTTTGACAATGTAACCATTAGTACAAGTTCAAATGCTGATGATGATTTTATATTGTCCAATTCATTAGCTTATACAGAGATAGTTCTTCCCAACGACTCGCAACAATTTATTCACATTATCCCCGATACATTAAGTCAGCACTTTATTAAAAAAATAGCTAATTTTACCTGTACATTAAAAGACCTAGAATTAACTGTATCAACGGGACGGGTTGTAGATTTTCGCGCTAAAGAATATCTGTGTTTAATGCCAGACAAAAATACTGTTCCCTTGATTTATCCATTGAATTTCTCAGGAGGATATATTGAGCATCCCAAGGTAACTAAAAAACACCAAGCTCTGGTATATGCAGAAGAAACTGTATCTCTTTTAGTACCAAATGAACATTATGTTTTGACTAAACGATTCTCCTCCAAAGAGGAAAAAAAACGAGTTGTTGCTGTTGTATATGATGCTAACAAAATAAATTGTTCTTGGGTAGGCTTTGAAAATCACCTGAATTATTTTCACAAGAACGGAAGAGGACTTAATCTTACCCTAGCACGTGGTCTTGCTGCTTATCTTAACTCTAGCCTCGTTGACGCATTTTTTCGGTTGTTTAATGGACATACTCAGGTTAATGCAACCGATTTACGAAATTTAAAATATCCGACAATAGCACAACTAATGACTGTCGGGCTATCTATTACTGAGCATTTTCCATCACAGAAAGAAATTGATCAACTTCTGCAAGAAGAGTTACTGAGTATGAGCAATCAGTCTGAAAACAACCCCTTAATAATTAAAACCCGTATTGATGAAGCACTCCAAATTCTAATTGAACTTGGACTTCCACGGGCACAACTTAATGAGCGTTCAGCCTTAACTCTGCTAGCTCTACTTAACTTAAAGCCAACAGATTCTTGGGAAACTGCTGCATCTCCATTAATGGGAATTACGCCAATGATGGAATTTATGGCACTGCACTATGGCAAAACATATAAACCTAATACACGGGAAACTGTTCGCCGTCAAACAGTCCATCAATTTTTAGATGCGGCTTTGATAATTGTAAATCCAGATGCACCTGAACGCCCCGTTAACAGTCCGAAAACAGTATATCAGATTGAAGAAAGTACGCTTGAACTATTACGTACTTATGGAACTACTGAATGGAAAAAGAGCATTCATACTTACCTAGCTTCAGTTGAAACTTTGAAAAAACGATATGCTCAGGAGCGGGAACTATCACGTATTCCGATAGTGATTGAAGGAGAGGTGAAAACTCTATCGCCAGGTGGACAGAATATTCTGATCGAAAAGATTATTAAGGAGTTTGCAGAACGTTTTACACCTGGAGCAAAACTGATTTATGTTGGTGATACAGATGAAAAATTCGCGTATTTTAATGAAGTGGCATTGAGAAATTTGGGTGTTACTATCGATTCTCACGGAAAAATGCCTGATGTAATTATCCATTATCTAAAAAATGATTGGCTAGTTTTAATTGAAGCTGTAACTTCTCATGGGCCAATTAACCCTAAACGGAAGAAAGAACTTGAAGTTATCTTTGCCGATCTAAAAATCCCCCTTGTAATGGTAACAACTTTTTTAAGTCGGAAAGCGATGGTAGAGTATTTGGCTGAGATTGCTTGGGAAACCGATGTTTGGGTTGCGGAAGATTCTACTCATCTCATTCACTTCAATGGAGAATATTTATTACAGGCTTACAAAGTAGATAGAGATTCTGAAACAGAATAA
- a CDS encoding dynamin-like GTPase family protein, with product MSDLPLQCQNLKDRVESILQLLQQEPTLRSQDITHIRTSLSKAISPKFEVVFAGAFSAGKSMLINALLERELLYSAEGHATGTECKIEYAEVDKERVVLTFLSEAEIREQVASLCQQLGFKTVPNINQPEIINLLRQYSEAIIQQEGGESQSERAKQAKALMLLVEGYIVNSDRINTVNNATYSMEQFNFSNLKEAAGYARRGSNSAVLKRIEYYCNHPLLQDGNVIIDTPGIDAPVEKDAQLTYAKIQHPDTSAVVCVLKPASAGDMTKEETELLELMRENGGVRDRVFYVFNRIDETWYNTQLRQRLDDLISGQFANSRKVYKTSGLLGFYGSQIKQTSPQDRFGLDSVFAESIKGLDGKEETPQFVYAFNNYCVNSGKLSSSKFRVSVNGFETPNQNYVRILGEWGNELIEQLIQDSGTEEFRTAITRYLTEEKRPQLFKNLADDLEDVCIKLKKHYQSIQRDLDSQPQEIETMKAQELQRLNQQLQQIGREFSEHITEEVNHVINNSCDAFEADFKQLQSRMIRRLDELLDTFSVAYAYRRATISHPRNATAPLIAILVEAFYYLANQLEDILIESSQQVVANYFQRLIEKIRKSEYYRQLYRLLDNDGGIEQEIGNLEKVVTQALVSAASVECDRFVRESPRFYDEGTFSIYQFRQTLSQTSQGYDAESIVEAEPAIRQLLKLDFEPKVSHTIRKSFRQTINQTLKTQLIPMANQQSDEILQQYPQARAYLEKTLEQEAEEKIANNRRLLNIVEENIAAYNSAASSINTCLQAMQLYDNLLPVIGNTDLI from the coding sequence ATGTCAGATTTACCGCTTCAGTGCCAAAATTTGAAAGATCGGGTTGAATCTATATTACAACTTTTACAACAAGAACCAACACTACGTTCCCAAGATATTACACATATACGAACTTCTTTAAGTAAGGCGATTTCTCCCAAGTTTGAAGTTGTATTTGCAGGTGCATTTAGTGCTGGGAAATCAATGCTAATAAATGCACTCTTAGAAAGGGAATTACTCTACAGTGCAGAGGGACACGCTACAGGTACAGAATGCAAAATCGAGTATGCAGAAGTAGATAAAGAACGTGTTGTTTTGACGTTTTTAAGTGAAGCAGAGATTCGAGAACAAGTAGCTTCTTTGTGTCAGCAGTTAGGATTTAAGACAGTACCTAATATCAACCAACCTGAGATAATTAACTTGCTACGTCAATATTCTGAAGCAATTATTCAGCAGGAGGGTGGTGAGAGTCAATCAGAACGTGCAAAACAGGCGAAGGCGTTAATGTTGTTGGTAGAGGGATATATAGTGAATAGCGATCGCATCAACACGGTTAATAATGCTACATACTCAATGGAGCAATTTAACTTTTCCAATCTCAAAGAAGCTGCTGGATATGCCCGTCGTGGTAGTAATAGTGCGGTATTGAAGCGGATAGAATATTACTGCAATCATCCTTTGCTACAAGATGGCAATGTAATTATTGACACGCCTGGGATCGACGCACCAGTAGAGAAAGATGCCCAACTAACTTATGCCAAAATTCAACATCCTGATACTTCGGCGGTGGTGTGCGTGCTAAAACCTGCTTCGGCGGGTGACATGACAAAAGAAGAAACCGAACTTTTGGAATTAATGCGGGAGAATGGGGGAGTACGCGATCGCGTTTTCTATGTCTTCAACCGCATCGATGAAACTTGGTATAATACTCAGCTACGGCAACGATTAGACGATTTAATTAGTGGGCAATTTGCTAATTCTAGGAAGGTTTATAAAACCAGTGGATTATTAGGATTTTATGGCAGTCAGATTAAACAGACAAGCCCACAAGATAGATTTGGTTTAGATTCTGTTTTTGCAGAAAGTATTAAAGGTTTAGATGGTAAAGAAGAAACACCACAATTTGTCTATGCGTTTAACAACTACTGTGTAAATTCAGGAAAGCTATCTTCTAGTAAATTCCGTGTCTCTGTTAACGGCTTTGAAACTCCAAATCAAAATTATGTGCGGATTCTGGGAGAGTGGGGAAATGAACTGATAGAACAATTAATTCAAGATAGTGGTACTGAAGAATTTCGCACAGCTATTACTCGTTATCTTACCGAAGAAAAGCGCCCACAATTATTTAAAAATCTTGCTGATGATTTGGAAGATGTTTGTATTAAGCTCAAAAAACATTATCAGAGTATCCAACGCGATTTAGATAGTCAGCCCCAAGAAATTGAGACGATGAAGGCGCAAGAGTTACAACGCCTAAATCAGCAACTCCAGCAAATTGGTAGAGAATTTAGTGAGCATATCACAGAAGAAGTGAACCATGTAATTAATAATTCTTGTGATGCTTTTGAAGCAGATTTTAAGCAATTGCAATCACGAATGATTCGCCGTTTAGATGAATTGCTAGATACTTTTTCTGTAGCTTATGCTTATCGACGTGCAACCATTAGCCATCCTCGCAATGCTACCGCACCTTTAATTGCTATTTTAGTAGAGGCATTTTATTACTTAGCAAATCAATTAGAAGATATTTTGATTGAATCTTCTCAGCAAGTAGTTGCAAATTATTTCCAGCGGTTGATTGAAAAGATTCGCAAGTCAGAATATTATCGCCAACTGTATCGTTTATTAGATAATGATGGTGGAATTGAACAAGAGATCGGGAATTTAGAAAAAGTAGTTACTCAAGCATTAGTTAGTGCAGCTAGTGTAGAGTGCGATCGCTTTGTGCGAGAAAGCCCTAGATTTTACGATGAAGGCACTTTTTCTATATATCAATTTCGCCAAACTTTATCGCAAACTTCTCAAGGTTACGACGCTGAAAGTATCGTGGAAGCAGAACCAGCAATTAGGCAGTTATTGAAGTTAGATTTTGAACCAAAAGTTTCTCATACTATTCGTAAATCTTTCCGTCAAACCATTAATCAAACATTGAAAACTCAATTGATACCAATGGCAAATCAGCAATCAGATGAGATTTTGCAGCAATACCCACAGGCGCGTGCTTATTTGGAGAAAACATTAGAACAAGAAGCTGAAGAAAAAATTGCGAATAATCGGCGATTATTAAATATTGTTGAAGAAAATATTGCAGCATATAATTCAGCAGCATCTAGTATTAATACTTGTTTACAGGCGATGCAATTATATGACAATCTTTTGCCTGTAATTGGTAATACAGATTTGATCTAG
- a CDS encoding polysaccharide deacetylase family protein, with protein sequence MKTKQKENKPIASLSLDLDNIWSYLKNQGAPGWEVYPSYLDIAVPRFLDILKQWDLTITVFIVGQDAALEKNTKAIQAIASCSHEIGNHSFYHDPWLHLYSENEIEEEVALAEEHIKRVTHQHPIGFRGPGYSFSPAVLKVLARRGYEYDASTFPTFLGPIARAYYLITCKLSKEERKKREALFGGFKEGLQPLKPYQWQLDKDKLTEIPVTTMPIFKVPIHFSYIMFLSTFSSEVALLYLRIALWLCKVTRVQPSLLLHPTDFVSQEDVPELSFFPGMSVPTYKKLAIVNKSLEIISSQFNVLTVGQHAKFAADAPKLPVLVPQKR encoded by the coding sequence ATGAAAACAAAGCAAAAAGAAAACAAACCAATAGCCAGTCTTTCTTTAGATTTGGATAATATTTGGTCTTATTTAAAAAATCAGGGCGCTCCGGGTTGGGAGGTTTATCCTTCTTACCTGGATATCGCAGTACCTCGTTTCTTAGATATTCTCAAGCAATGGGATTTGACAATCACAGTATTCATTGTCGGTCAGGATGCAGCACTAGAAAAGAATACCAAAGCAATACAAGCGATCGCTAGCTGTAGTCACGAAATTGGCAACCATTCATTTTATCACGATCCTTGGCTACATCTGTATTCAGAGAATGAGATTGAAGAAGAGGTGGCACTGGCCGAAGAACATATCAAGCGCGTCACTCATCAACATCCTATCGGCTTTCGGGGGCCAGGATACAGTTTTTCTCCAGCAGTATTGAAAGTTTTAGCACGACGGGGATACGAATATGATGCTTCGACTTTCCCCACATTTTTGGGGCCTATAGCACGAGCATATTATTTAATCACTTGTAAATTGAGCAAGGAAGAACGTAAAAAACGGGAAGCGCTGTTTGGCGGTTTTAAAGAGGGTTTGCAGCCTCTAAAACCTTACCAGTGGCAACTAGATAAGGATAAGCTGACTGAGATTCCCGTTACTACCATGCCAATTTTTAAAGTGCCAATTCACTTCAGTTACATAATGTTTCTGAGTACATTTTCTTCGGAAGTGGCGTTACTGTACCTGCGAATTGCCCTGTGGCTGTGTAAAGTTACACGCGTCCAGCCTTCTTTACTACTCCATCCTACAGACTTTGTAAGTCAAGAAGATGTGCCAGAACTCTCATTCTTTCCTGGGATGAGTGTTCCCACTTACAAAAAGCTGGCAATAGTGAACAAAAGTTTAGAAATTATATCCAGTCAGTTTAATGTTTTGACTGTTGGACAACACGCTAAATTTGCAGCCGATGCCCCGAAACTACCTGTATTAGTGCCTCAAAAGAGGTAA
- a CDS encoding D-glycerate dehydrogenase, with product MLQAKVFVTRRLPIELEPLRSLAIVEVWPERQPPPYEILLEKVKEIDGLLCLLTDQIDRQLIKSGKLKVISQMAVGYDNIDIAAATARQIPVGNTPGVLTDATADFAWALLMAAARRVVEADRFTRAGLWQTWEPDLLLGPNVTGATLGIVGFGRIGQAVARRAKGFEMQILYTSRQRCSPELEQSLGVEFATLEHLLQESDFVTLHTPSADDTYHLISDRQFELMKRSAILINTARGTIVDPNSLYRALASGQIAAAAVDVTEPEPIPSNSLLLTLENLIIAPHIGSASRQTRSKMASMAIANLIAGLRGDRLANCVNPEIYNSHQA from the coding sequence ATGCTTCAGGCTAAAGTCTTCGTTACTCGTCGCCTACCGATCGAATTAGAGCCACTGCGATCGCTTGCCATTGTCGAAGTTTGGCCAGAACGCCAACCCCCTCCATACGAAATTTTACTAGAAAAAGTCAAGGAAATAGATGGATTGCTATGTCTGCTGACTGACCAAATCGATCGCCAACTCATCAAGTCTGGAAAACTCAAAGTCATCAGTCAAATGGCGGTAGGTTACGATAACATTGACATTGCCGCAGCCACGGCACGACAAATTCCCGTCGGTAATACTCCTGGGGTGTTAACCGATGCTACCGCAGATTTTGCTTGGGCATTACTAATGGCAGCTGCACGGCGCGTAGTAGAGGCTGATCGATTTACTCGTGCAGGTTTATGGCAGACTTGGGAACCAGATTTGTTGTTGGGGCCAAATGTTACGGGTGCTACCTTGGGGATTGTTGGTTTTGGGCGAATTGGTCAAGCAGTTGCTCGCCGTGCCAAAGGATTTGAAATGCAGATATTGTACACGAGTAGGCAACGATGCAGCCCAGAGTTAGAACAATCTCTAGGTGTGGAGTTTGCTACGTTAGAACACTTACTGCAAGAATCAGATTTTGTGACACTGCACACACCATCGGCTGATGATACTTATCATTTAATTAGCGATCGCCAATTTGAGTTGATGAAGCGATCGGCTATTTTGATTAACACGGCGCGGGGAACTATTGTAGATCCAAATTCTCTCTATCGCGCCCTTGCAAGTGGTCAAATTGCGGCGGCGGCTGTAGATGTCACCGAACCAGAACCGATTCCTAGTAATAGCCTATTGTTAACCTTAGAAAATCTAATTATTGCACCTCATATTGGCAGTGCCAGCCGTCAAACGCGCTCAAAAATGGCTTCAATGGCGATCGCTAATTTAATTGCGGGATTGAGGGGCGATCGCTTGGCTAATTGTGTCAACCCTGAAATTTATAATTCACATCAGGCGTGA
- a CDS encoding glutathione S-transferase family protein, which translates to MTNSTPMDDEKKLPKKKGKSLPPKLIIWVGKFVWTTMWQIMMSNLAPRNQSGAYIRPNSQFRKFIGTESGNPHPPATGRYKLYVGLGCPWAHRTLVVRSLKKLDAVISVCIVSPSPIEGGWIFNDEEEGCRTLAEFYQKAEPGYSGRSTVPVLWDNQTKTIVNNESSEIIVMLNSEFNEFANNPTLNLYPEELKEKIDWWNEKIYHAVNNGVYRCGFAQTQEAYNQACNELFATLDEIELALQTNRYLCGEHLTLADVRLFTTLFRFDSAYYGLFKCNKQRIRDYQNLGAYLRDLYQLPGVADTCDVETVKRDYYGNLFPLNPGGIIPNGPDMSYLNQPHDRDRIGKVNAS; encoded by the coding sequence ATGACTAACTCAACTCCAATGGATGACGAGAAAAAGCTCCCCAAGAAGAAAGGCAAGTCGCTTCCTCCCAAGCTGATTATCTGGGTAGGAAAGTTTGTTTGGACGACTATGTGGCAGATAATGATGTCAAACCTTGCTCCTCGCAATCAGTCGGGAGCATATATTCGTCCTAATAGCCAGTTTCGCAAGTTTATCGGCACAGAATCAGGGAATCCACACCCACCAGCAACGGGGCGCTACAAACTTTATGTTGGGCTGGGCTGTCCTTGGGCGCATCGAACTTTAGTTGTGCGATCGCTAAAAAAACTCGACGCGGTAATATCAGTGTGTATCGTCTCTCCTTCGCCCATTGAAGGCGGTTGGATATTTAACGATGAAGAAGAAGGTTGTCGCACACTGGCTGAATTTTATCAAAAGGCAGAACCCGGCTATAGTGGACGCTCTACAGTTCCAGTACTATGGGATAACCAAACAAAAACTATTGTCAATAATGAGAGTTCAGAGATTATCGTCATGCTGAACTCTGAATTTAACGAGTTTGCAAACAATCCGACGCTAAATCTTTACCCAGAAGAACTTAAAGAGAAAATTGACTGGTGGAATGAAAAGATTTATCACGCGGTAAATAACGGCGTGTATCGCTGCGGCTTTGCCCAGACTCAAGAAGCATACAATCAAGCCTGTAATGAACTGTTCGCAACTCTCGATGAGATTGAACTTGCATTGCAGACTAATCGCTATCTCTGCGGTGAACATCTGACACTTGCAGATGTGCGGTTATTCACAACCTTATTTCGGTTTGATAGTGCTTACTATGGGCTATTTAAATGCAATAAGCAGCGAATTCGAGACTATCAGAATCTTGGAGCTTATCTGCGCGATTTGTATCAGCTTCCAGGTGTGGCTGACACTTGCGACGTAGAAACTGTGAAGCGGGACTACTACGGAAACCTATTTCCACTCAACCCCGGTGGAATTATCCCCAATGGCCCTGATATGTCCTATCTTAATCAACCACACGATCGCGATCGCATTGGCAAAGTGAATGCTTCATGA
- a CDS encoding IS4 family transposase produces the protein MLEILVMLLQFHKTVTIEKLSSIFPQPIKFESRRRSIQRFLLIPQLSIQYLWFPLIKRWVRNSHIRGQKKLIFTIDRTQWRSENVFVISLIEQKRAIPVYWLLLPKRGCSNLGEQKELIRPLLRLFKGYQILILGDREFHSIKLANWLDSKGITFVLRQKQGTYIRQDNQSYQRLQSLGLKPGISLFLSSIQATKQKGFAKFNLAGYYKRKYRGKLEPAGWFLLTNLDSLADAIKAFKLRSRIEAMFKDCKTGGYNLESTYATGQRLIALILLIAIAYTIAVFAGRNCRKMGLQQYVGRLQELKRYARRHSAFWVGLYGCLWVGAMEFWSDLAIALVRLKPGKLHYFQRGLRAMALIQSAL, from the coding sequence ATGCTAGAAATCTTAGTGATGCTGTTACAGTTTCATAAAACTGTAACGATAGAAAAGCTCTCATCTATATTTCCACAACCAATAAAATTTGAGAGTAGACGAAGGAGCATACAAAGATTTTTATTAATTCCCCAATTATCAATTCAATACCTGTGGTTTCCCCTAATAAAAAGATGGGTAAGAAACAGCCATATACGCGGACAGAAAAAACTGATATTCACCATTGATAGAACCCAATGGCGGTCAGAAAACGTATTTGTAATCAGCTTAATTGAACAGAAAAGAGCAATACCTGTGTACTGGCTATTGTTACCCAAAAGAGGATGTAGTAATTTAGGTGAGCAAAAAGAGTTAATTCGACCACTGCTGCGGTTATTTAAAGGATATCAAATACTGATATTAGGCGATAGAGAATTTCATAGCATCAAACTAGCGAATTGGTTAGATAGCAAGGGAATTACCTTTGTGTTGCGTCAAAAACAAGGTACTTATATTCGGCAAGATAATCAATCATATCAACGGTTACAATCTTTGGGATTAAAGCCAGGTATCTCATTGTTTTTGTCGTCAATTCAAGCTACTAAACAAAAAGGTTTTGCTAAGTTTAATTTGGCCGGGTATTACAAGCGTAAATATCGTGGTAAGCTTGAGCCTGCTGGCTGGTTTTTACTAACAAATCTTGATAGTCTCGCAGATGCGATTAAAGCATTTAAGTTGCGAAGTCGCATCGAAGCTATGTTTAAAGATTGTAAAACTGGTGGTTATAATTTGGAATCAACGTACGCAACTGGACAACGATTAATTGCACTAATTTTATTGATTGCAATCGCCTACACAATTGCAGTTTTCGCTGGTCGCAACTGCCGAAAAATGGGACTACAACAATATGTTGGTCGGCTTCAAGAATTAAAGCGTTATGCACGCCGACATAGTGCTTTTTGGGTTGGATTATATGGGTGTTTATGGGTAGGTGCTATGGAGTTTTGGTCAGATTTGGCGATCGCACTTGTGCGTCTCAAGCCCGGTAAACTACACTATTTTCAAAGGGGTCTACGTGCTATGGCCCTTATTCAATCAGCGCTCTAG